In the genome of Pseudomonas fluorescens, the window AAATATGGTTTGCTGGTGGCGACTGCGTTCTCGTTGCTATGTCCCCTGCTTCTTGCCGTTGCAGCAACCGAAACACCGAAGCATCTGGTTCTGGTCTCCGATCCGCAGTACCCCTGGACCGATCTCACCGATGAAGGGCTTCCAAGCAACGATGCGCGGGCGAAGGAGTTGGTAGAGTTGCAATATTCCGACATTGCAGATTTCAGGAGGCACAATGGCGGTGCATCCCGTATCCCCGTGATGATCAATGGCGATATCACTGCGTTCGGTCATGGTGGTGAACGCTCGTATATGAAAGCGGTATTCGAGAGGAAACTTGAAGGTATTTATGATTATGGGCTGGGTAATCATGATTACGCGAATAACGTTGACGACTGTTTTCTGAATGATTGCGCCGCGGGCAGTATCGTCGAACTCAAGGAACGTTATTGGGGGAAGGTCGATTCAATGGATCTTGGAATTAGAAGCTCAGGTCTGGGAAAGATTTATTATGGCAGCCTTGCCTATTCGAAGAGCTTCGGTGATGTGCATATGGTGCAGTTGCATAACGAGCCGACCTACGCTGTGGAGTTTTCGTCCGGAAATCCACTGGGACCGACCGCTTTTGAGATCACGCCTGCACTCGATTGGCTTGAGCGGGATTTAAGAAGTGCCCGCCAGCAGGACAAGGTCATTATTCTTAATATGCACAAGGTGTATGACTGGAACGGAACGAGCGAGCAGATCGCCAGGTTTCAGCAGATGATCGAAACGTACCGGGTGACGGCGATTTTTGGTGGACACGATCACTGGGGTGCCGGCAGCTGGTTCGATTGGGGAAAATCTGAGCGTTTTGGTGATGTGCCCGTATTTCTTAGCGGTTCGGCTTCTCAGCAAACGTATCTTATTGCCAGTTTTTCCGATGACAGGCAGTCGCTCGCCATTAGCGTTGTTAGAGGCAACAACTGGCCAAGTCGCAAGGTCGTCCAGACGATACCGGTCATGAAATAGGCATCGAGAACAAAACGGCCCCGCCAATTCACATTGGCGGGGCCGTTTTTTGTTGCTTCAAGCGTTTGCCTTACTTGGCGTCCGCTGCCTTCTCACCGTGAGACAGGCTGTAGACGTAAGCGGCCAGCAGGTGAACCTTGTCGTTACCCTGCATTGCCTCTTGCGCAGGCATCTGGCCCTGACGGCCGTAACGGATGGTCTGCTGCAGCTGAGCGAAGCTCGAACCGTAGATGAACGCTGCCGGGTGAGTCAGGTCAGGTGCGCCCAT includes:
- a CDS encoding metallophosphoesterase; this translates as MNLHGKYGLLVATAFSLLCPLLLAVAATETPKHLVLVSDPQYPWTDLTDEGLPSNDARAKELVELQYSDIADFRRHNGGASRIPVMINGDITAFGHGGERSYMKAVFERKLEGIYDYGLGNHDYANNVDDCFLNDCAAGSIVELKERYWGKVDSMDLGIRSSGLGKIYYGSLAYSKSFGDVHMVQLHNEPTYAVEFSSGNPLGPTAFEITPALDWLERDLRSARQQDKVIILNMHKVYDWNGTSEQIARFQQMIETYRVTAIFGGHDHWGAGSWFDWGKSERFGDVPVFLSGSASQQTYLIASFSDDRQSLAISVVRGNNWPSRKVVQTIPVMK